The Pseudomonas allokribbensis genome has a window encoding:
- a CDS encoding S-type pyocin domain-containing protein: MAGQKDIPRVPNPPAGDGHRVTYRYMTATELADQDERQNKYDAMLARQDAFERSREVASNRPEPVRAGCVFAKSCKLPDAIIDYSNPSGMVPTDSLKDYGDLILLGGREADDSGGVALKKISGTAIPAGLGTFALAGEAFKALPAMASTAVVTPLVGLVALLMPSNLGDSALYTEDQLLALKQARTRVRLRVEQQADGSLKGYGFYTGKNRDWEMVDVAQFTARGNRFVADLGEGIELIWTPAVDGSDILGIPALEAAPQAPHIWVYPPTKAADGILVNPVYPPEYRDFILVFPVSSGVKPLYVVLNTSRKGLAPAGHSYHKPPKTDQITVFPNLKKDKDRNPVQGGGGLRKRWTDAKGKKIYEWDSRHGELEMYRSDGTHLGAFDPYTGEQREGPIKERSIRKKYL; encoded by the coding sequence GTGGCTGGTCAAAAGGACATTCCCCGGGTTCCCAACCCACCGGCAGGCGACGGGCATCGCGTCACCTACCGCTACATGACGGCCACCGAACTGGCCGATCAAGACGAGCGACAAAACAAGTACGACGCCATGCTGGCGCGGCAGGATGCTTTCGAACGCAGCCGTGAGGTCGCGTCGAACAGGCCTGAGCCGGTGCGTGCCGGCTGCGTGTTCGCCAAGTCCTGCAAGTTGCCGGACGCGATCATCGATTACTCGAATCCTTCGGGGATGGTGCCGACTGACAGCCTGAAAGATTACGGCGACCTGATCCTGCTCGGTGGCCGTGAAGCCGATGACAGCGGTGGTGTTGCGCTCAAGAAAATCAGCGGCACTGCCATCCCGGCAGGCCTGGGCACCTTCGCCCTTGCGGGTGAGGCGTTCAAGGCATTGCCCGCCATGGCTTCTACCGCCGTTGTGACCCCTTTGGTCGGGCTGGTGGCGTTGCTCATGCCATCGAACCTGGGCGACAGCGCCCTCTACACCGAAGACCAGTTGCTAGCCCTCAAACAGGCTCGAACCCGCGTGCGCTTGCGTGTCGAACAGCAGGCGGATGGCAGCCTCAAGGGTTACGGTTTCTACACCGGCAAGAATCGCGACTGGGAAATGGTTGATGTCGCGCAGTTCACCGCACGCGGTAACCGCTTTGTCGCAGACCTCGGCGAAGGCATCGAACTGATCTGGACGCCCGCCGTGGACGGTTCCGACATTCTCGGCATCCCCGCGCTGGAAGCCGCTCCGCAAGCACCGCATATCTGGGTGTATCCGCCGACGAAAGCGGCGGACGGGATTCTGGTGAATCCGGTTTATCCGCCGGAGTATCGGGATTTCATTTTGGTTTTTCCGGTAAGTTCGGGGGTAAAACCGTTATACGTTGTACTGAACACATCACGCAAAGGCTTGGCACCTGCAGGCCATAGCTACCATAAACCGCCGAAGACAGACCAAATCACCGTATTTCCAAACCTGAAAAAAGATAAAGACAGGAATCCAGTTCAAGGCGGAGGAGGACTTCGTAAGCGCTGGACTGATGCTAAAGGAAAGAAAATTTACGAATGGGACTCAAGACATGGAGAGTTAGAAATGTACCGAAGCGATGGAACTCACCTGGGAGCCTTCGATCCCTACACAGGTGAGCAACGCGAAGGGCCTATAAAAGAAAGAAGCATCAGAAAAAAATATCTGTGA
- a CDS encoding pyocin S6 family toxin immunity protein yields MRYLSITGFFPDEVQDDSLQFELDITGSEMNEKIAQLSESKPLSEVEPGELLLNQDQITALENLLNVRFPKDLEYFVGTRAEY; encoded by the coding sequence ATGCGCTACCTTTCGATCACTGGCTTCTTCCCTGATGAAGTTCAAGACGACTCTTTGCAATTCGAGCTGGATATCACGGGTAGTGAGATGAACGAAAAAATTGCCCAGCTTTCAGAATCCAAACCTCTTAGCGAGGTTGAGCCGGGCGAGTTGTTGTTGAATCAAGATCAGATAACCGCGCTAGAGAACCTTTTAAACGTCAGGTTCCCAAAGGATTTGGAATACTTTGTGGGCACCCGTGCCGAATATTGA
- a CDS encoding colicin E3-like toxin immunity protein, translating to MGLELRLEWYNTATQQFQGEESSQDLGDDESVLNALGIPVEGNINNGSFNVVEKWVATIQPYFQHQIALSINDYQISFDYS from the coding sequence ATGGGACTGGAACTAAGACTGGAGTGGTACAACACAGCAACCCAGCAATTCCAAGGCGAGGAGTCGTCGCAAGATCTGGGGGATGATGAATCAGTACTGAATGCTTTAGGCATTCCTGTGGAGGGCAACATCAATAATGGCAGCTTCAACGTCGTCGAAAAGTGGGTTGCGACCATTCAGCCGTACTTTCAACATCAAATCGCTCTGAGTATCAACGACTATCAAATTTCGTTTGACTACAGTTAA
- the pdxH gene encoding pyridoxamine 5'-phosphate oxidase: protein MTQALADMRRDYTRDGLTEAQAPAEPFALFHQWFADAVKTEQAPVEANAMTLATVDADGRPHCRILLLKGLDEQGFTFFTNYESAKGQHLAANPFAAMTFFWPTLERQVRIEGRVVKVTPEESDAYYQVRPLGSRLGAWASPQSRVINGRGELEDLLKATEQRFTDTQPDCPEHWGGYRLLPERIEFWQGRASRLHDRLNYRLQGADWILERLAP from the coding sequence ATGACCCAGGCTCTGGCAGATATGCGTCGTGATTACACCCGGGATGGCCTGACCGAGGCGCAAGCCCCGGCCGAGCCTTTCGCGCTGTTCCACCAGTGGTTTGCCGATGCGGTGAAAACCGAGCAGGCCCCGGTGGAAGCCAACGCCATGACCCTGGCCACGGTCGATGCGGACGGTCGTCCGCACTGCCGCATTCTGCTGCTCAAGGGCCTGGACGAGCAGGGCTTCACCTTCTTCACCAACTACGAAAGCGCCAAGGGCCAGCACCTGGCCGCGAATCCGTTCGCGGCCATGACGTTCTTCTGGCCGACCCTGGAGCGCCAGGTGCGTATCGAAGGGCGGGTGGTGAAGGTCACGCCCGAGGAGTCCGACGCGTACTATCAAGTGCGCCCGCTGGGCAGCCGACTGGGTGCCTGGGCGTCACCGCAGAGCCGGGTGATCAACGGCCGGGGTGAACTGGAAGATTTGCTCAAGGCTACCGAGCAACGCTTCACCGACACCCAGCCCGACTGCCCGGAACACTGGGGCGGCTATCGCTTGCTCCCCGAGCGCATCGAATTCTGGCAGGGCCGCGCGAGCCGTCTGCACGATCGCCTCAACTACCGTTTGCAGGGCGCCGACTGGATTCTTGAACGTCTGGCACCTTAA
- a CDS encoding beta-galactosidase → MIRRSLPAVFALVFAAPLLAAPAGQQTLFNFVRPADVVKVATENADLPQANAEQTPEGEVLRRVTFNPVARPTLRLSPQTGAWDWSQSGMMSLRIQSAMNWAVTVYVQIQSNDGKTLVSRVDLPAGPAQTLLVPLTATSPLSQGMKAGPLMPMTIDGQRVLLASSNGELDRSQVVSVSLSMDQPKAAQSLLLERFGVQDEGEVIKAAYGNLVDAYGQSTRSKWPEKVANDEQLKSAAAKEQQQLKTWLAEREKSSLDKFGGWSKGPAFKASGFFRTEKRDGRWYLVTPEGHPFYSLGVNTVSPEVNQTYVAGREYMFESLPKPDEPLASHFGEGDNRGGNGSDQGRGYGNGRWYDFYGANLQRLYGEPCATPAATEQAPAAPCKAAIDEQKWASHTLDRLQAWGFNTVGNWSAPQLSDAERVPYTLPLSIVGDYTSISTGNDWWGGMPDPFDPRFAMATERAVAIAARDHRDDPWLIGYFADNELAWAGPGDDPKSRYALAYGTLKMTTDVPAKRAFLKQLRDKYRNQAGLSKAWGIDLPAWELMEDPGFEAPLPNPEHPEIEADFKYFQKVFADTYFKTISDSLKWHAPNQLLLGGRFAISTPEAVASCAQYCDVLSFNMYTLQPQDGYDFAALRSLDKPVLITEFNFGSTDRGPFWGGVTPLNKEEDRGPAYANFLKQALSEPSIVGVHWFQYLDQPVTGRLLDGENGHFGLVGVTDLPYQGFVETVRKSNLATIDQLGKEAAKAAAADKAGHETEGGRKGEAGKGPGQGAGHTGGHSGNGH, encoded by the coding sequence ATGATTCGTCGTTCGTTGCCTGCCGTTTTTGCCCTGGTTTTCGCTGCGCCTTTGCTGGCGGCACCTGCCGGGCAGCAGACCTTGTTCAACTTTGTCCGCCCCGCCGACGTGGTGAAAGTCGCGACCGAAAACGCCGACCTGCCGCAAGCCAACGCCGAGCAGACCCCCGAAGGCGAAGTGCTGCGCCGGGTGACCTTCAATCCGGTGGCGCGCCCGACCTTGCGCCTGAGCCCGCAGACCGGTGCCTGGGACTGGTCGCAGTCCGGCATGATGAGCCTGCGCATCCAGAGTGCGATGAACTGGGCCGTGACCGTTTACGTACAAATCCAGAGCAACGATGGCAAGACCCTGGTCAGCCGCGTTGATCTGCCGGCCGGCCCGGCGCAGACCTTGCTCGTGCCGTTGACCGCGACCTCGCCGCTGAGCCAGGGCATGAAGGCCGGGCCGCTGATGCCGATGACCATCGACGGGCAGCGCGTGTTGCTGGCCAGCAGCAACGGTGAACTGGATCGCAGCCAGGTGGTGTCCGTCAGCCTGTCGATGGACCAGCCGAAAGCCGCGCAAAGCCTGTTGCTGGAGCGCTTTGGCGTGCAGGACGAGGGCGAGGTGATCAAAGCCGCCTACGGCAATCTGGTGGACGCCTACGGTCAGTCGACTCGCAGCAAATGGCCAGAGAAAGTCGCCAATGACGAACAACTGAAATCCGCCGCCGCCAAGGAACAGCAACAGCTGAAAACCTGGCTGGCCGAGCGCGAAAAATCGTCGCTGGACAAGTTCGGTGGCTGGAGCAAAGGCCCGGCATTCAAGGCCAGCGGCTTTTTCCGCACCGAAAAACGTGATGGCCGCTGGTATCTGGTGACGCCGGAAGGCCATCCGTTCTATTCCCTGGGCGTGAACACCGTCAGCCCGGAGGTCAACCAGACCTATGTGGCCGGTCGCGAGTACATGTTCGAATCCCTGCCAAAACCTGACGAGCCACTGGCCAGTCACTTCGGCGAGGGCGACAACCGTGGTGGTAATGGTTCCGATCAGGGCCGTGGCTACGGCAACGGACGCTGGTACGACTTCTATGGCGCCAACCTGCAACGCCTTTACGGCGAACCTTGCGCGACTCCGGCGGCGACTGAGCAAGCGCCTGCTGCGCCGTGCAAAGCCGCCATCGACGAGCAGAAGTGGGCCAGCCACACCCTCGACCGTCTGCAGGCGTGGGGCTTCAACACCGTCGGCAACTGGAGCGCACCGCAACTGAGCGACGCCGAGCGTGTGCCGTACACCTTGCCGCTGTCGATCGTCGGCGACTACACCAGTATCAGCACCGGCAACGACTGGTGGGGCGGCATGCCTGACCCGTTCGACCCACGTTTCGCCATGGCCACCGAGCGCGCTGTGGCGATTGCCGCCCGCGATCACCGTGACGATCCATGGCTGATCGGCTACTTCGCCGACAACGAACTGGCCTGGGCCGGCCCTGGTGATGATCCGAAGTCGCGTTACGCGCTGGCCTACGGCACGTTGAAAATGACCACTGACGTTCCGGCCAAGCGTGCGTTCCTCAAGCAGTTGCGCGACAAGTACCGCAATCAGGCGGGGCTGTCGAAGGCCTGGGGCATCGATCTGCCGGCCTGGGAATTGATGGAAGACCCGGGTTTCGAAGCGCCGCTGCCGAATCCGGAGCATCCGGAAATCGAGGCCGACTTCAAATACTTCCAGAAGGTTTTCGCCGACACCTACTTCAAGACCATTTCCGATTCGCTGAAATGGCACGCGCCGAACCAGTTGCTGCTGGGCGGCCGGTTCGCCATCAGCACGCCGGAAGCCGTGGCCTCCTGCGCGCAGTATTGCGACGTGCTGAGCTTCAACATGTACACCCTGCAACCGCAGGACGGCTATGACTTCGCCGCGCTGCGCAGCCTCGACAAACCGGTGCTGATCACCGAGTTCAACTTCGGTTCGACCGATCGCGGCCCGTTCTGGGGCGGTGTGACGCCGTTGAACAAGGAAGAAGACCGTGGCCCGGCCTATGCCAACTTCCTCAAGCAGGCGCTGAGCGAACCGTCGATCGTCGGCGTGCACTGGTTCCAGTACCTCGACCAACCGGTGACTGGACGTCTGCTCGATGGTGAGAACGGCCACTTCGGTCTGGTCGGTGTGACCGACTTGCCGTATCAGGGATTTGTCGAAACCGTGCGCAAGAGCAATCTGGCGACGATCGATCAGCTTGGCAAAGAAGCCGCGAAGGCCGCGGCGGCGGACAAGGCCGGTCACGAAACCGAAGGCGGACGCAAAGGCGAGGCCGGAAAAGGCCCGGGGCAGGGCGCCGGCCATACCGGCGGGCATTCCGGCAACGGCCACTAA
- a CDS encoding glycine zipper 2TM domain-containing protein yields MRKSVLLVASFSTMAMLLTGCQSSLTGDSYSRDEARRVQTIRMGTIESLRPVKIEGTKTPIGGLAGAAVGGVGGSAIGGGKGSIVAAVIGAVAGGLIGSATEEGLTRTQGVEITVREDDGSMRAYVQQVQENEVFRVGERVRISTVGGTSRVSH; encoded by the coding sequence ATGCGTAAGTCTGTTCTGCTGGTTGCTTCCTTTTCCACGATGGCGATGTTGCTTACCGGCTGCCAATCGAGCCTGACCGGTGACTCCTACTCCCGTGACGAAGCGCGTCGCGTGCAGACGATTCGCATGGGCACCATCGAATCTCTGCGTCCGGTGAAAATCGAAGGCACCAAGACCCCGATCGGCGGCCTCGCCGGTGCAGCAGTGGGTGGTGTCGGCGGCAGCGCCATCGGCGGCGGTAAAGGCAGCATCGTTGCAGCCGTTATCGGTGCCGTGGCCGGTGGCCTGATCGGTTCCGCCACCGAAGAAGGCCTGACCCGTACCCAAGGCGTTGAAATCACCGTGCGCGAAGACGACGGCAGCATGCGCGCCTACGTGCAGCAAGTGCAGGAGAATGAAGTGTTCCGCGTCGGTGAGCGCGTACGGATTTCGACTGTTGGCGGGACCAGCCGCGTTTCGCACTAA
- a CDS encoding serine hydrolase domain-containing protein yields the protein MQIQGHYELQFEAVREAFAALFDDPQERGAALCIRVGGETVLDLWSGTADKDGAEAWHSDTIANLFSCTKTFTAVTALQLVAEGKLQLDVPVARYWPEFAAAGKESVTLRQLLCHQAGLPALRKLLTPEALYDWQTMVDALAAEAPWWTPGTGHGYAAITYGWLIGELLRRADGRGPGESIVARVAKPLGLDFHVGLADEEFHRVAHIARGKGNVGDAAAQRLLQVTMREPTAMTTRAFTNPPSVLTSTNKPEWRRMQQPAANGHGNARSLAGFYAGLLDGSLLESEMLDELTREHSLGEDKTLLTRTRFGLGCMLDQPDVPNATYGLGPRAFGHPGAGGSIGFADPEHDVAFGFVTNTLGPYVLMDPRAQKLARVLATCL from the coding sequence GTGCAGATTCAGGGACATTACGAGCTTCAATTCGAAGCGGTGCGCGAAGCTTTCGCGGCACTGTTCGACGATCCCCAGGAACGTGGCGCCGCGTTGTGCATCCGGGTCGGCGGCGAAACCGTCCTCGACCTCTGGTCCGGCACCGCCGACAAGGACGGCGCCGAAGCCTGGCACAGCGACACCATCGCCAACCTGTTTTCCTGCACCAAGACTTTTACTGCCGTCACCGCGCTGCAACTGGTGGCCGAAGGCAAGTTGCAACTCGATGTTCCGGTCGCCCGCTACTGGCCGGAATTCGCCGCCGCCGGCAAGGAATCCGTGACCCTGCGTCAACTGCTCTGCCATCAGGCTGGCCTGCCGGCCCTGCGCAAACTGTTGACCCCCGAAGCCCTGTATGACTGGCAAACCATGGTCGACGCCCTCGCGGCCGAAGCGCCGTGGTGGACGCCGGGCACCGGTCATGGTTATGCCGCGATCACTTACGGCTGGCTGATCGGCGAGTTGCTGCGGCGTGCCGACGGTCGCGGGCCGGGGGAGTCCATCGTGGCGCGGGTCGCCAAACCGCTGGGGCTGGATTTCCATGTCGGCCTGGCCGACGAAGAATTCCATCGCGTGGCGCACATCGCACGGGGCAAGGGTAACGTCGGCGATGCCGCCGCCCAGCGCCTGTTGCAAGTCACCATGCGCGAGCCAACAGCCATGACCACTCGCGCCTTCACCAATCCGCCGTCGGTGCTTACCAGCACCAACAAACCGGAATGGCGGCGCATGCAGCAACCGGCGGCCAACGGCCACGGCAATGCACGCAGCCTGGCCGGGTTCTATGCCGGTCTGCTCGACGGCAGCCTGCTGGAAAGCGAAATGCTCGACGAGCTGACCCGCGAACACAGCCTCGGCGAGGACAAGACCTTGCTGACCCGCACCCGTTTCGGTCTCGGTTGCATGCTCGATCAACCTGACGTGCCAAACGCCACCTACGGCCTCGGCCCGCGGGCGTTCGGGCATCCGGGGGCGGGCGGTTCCATCGGTTTTGCTGATCCGGAGCACGATGTGGCCTTCGGATTTGTGACAAATACCCTGGGGCCGTACGTCTTGATGGATCCGCGCGCGCAGAAGCTGGCGCGGGTACTTGCCACTTGTCTGTAA
- the nhaA gene encoding Na+/H+ antiporter NhaA: MPLRSTFTRFFQLEAASGLLLIAAAILALIINNSPLSWLYSGLLDTPVVAQIGALKIAKPLLLWINDGLMALFFLLIGLEVKREVLDGQLSKPSQIVLPGAAAIGGMLVPALIYWFLNRDNPAALDGWAIPTATDIAFALGVLALLGKRVPVSLKLFLMTLAIIDDLGAIVIIAIFYSGELSTLSLGLAAACIAALVAMNRLGVVKLGPYMIIGLILWVCVLKSGVHATLAGVTLAFCIPLRTKNAEPSPLLTLEHALHPWVAYGILPLFAFANAGLSLTGVTAESFTHHVPMGIAVGLLLGKTVGVFGLTWLSVKTGIAALPQGANWGQVLGVAILCGIGFTMSLFVGSLAFVPGASEYAGMDRMGILTGSVFAALIGYAVTLAASRKNTALPS, from the coding sequence TTGCCTCTGCGTAGCACTTTCACGCGTTTCTTTCAGTTGGAAGCTGCCAGCGGTCTGTTACTGATCGCCGCGGCCATCCTGGCTTTAATCATCAACAACTCGCCGCTGTCGTGGTTGTACAGCGGCCTGCTCGATACACCCGTGGTGGCGCAGATCGGCGCGTTGAAAATCGCCAAGCCCTTGCTGCTGTGGATCAACGACGGCCTGATGGCGCTGTTCTTCCTGCTGATCGGCCTGGAAGTGAAGCGCGAAGTCCTCGACGGTCAGCTGTCGAAACCGTCGCAGATCGTCCTGCCCGGCGCGGCCGCGATTGGCGGCATGCTGGTGCCGGCGCTGATCTACTGGTTCCTCAACCGCGACAACCCGGCCGCCCTCGATGGCTGGGCGATTCCGACCGCCACCGACATCGCCTTCGCCCTCGGCGTGCTGGCCTTGCTCGGCAAGCGAGTGCCGGTGTCGCTGAAGCTGTTCCTGATGACCCTGGCGATCATCGATGACCTCGGCGCCATCGTGATCATTGCGATCTTCTATTCCGGCGAACTCTCGACCCTGTCGCTGGGCCTGGCGGCGGCGTGCATCGCGGCGCTGGTGGCGATGAACCGGCTCGGGGTGGTCAAGCTCGGGCCGTACATGATCATTGGTCTGATCCTGTGGGTCTGCGTCCTCAAGAGCGGTGTCCATGCGACGCTGGCCGGCGTGACCCTCGCGTTCTGCATCCCGCTGCGCACCAAAAACGCCGAGCCTTCGCCGCTGCTGACCCTGGAACACGCGCTGCACCCGTGGGTGGCCTACGGCATCCTGCCACTGTTCGCCTTCGCCAACGCCGGTCTGTCGCTGACCGGTGTGACCGCCGAAAGCTTCACCCACCACGTACCGATGGGCATCGCCGTCGGCCTGCTGCTGGGCAAGACCGTTGGCGTGTTCGGCCTGACCTGGCTTTCGGTCAAGACCGGCATCGCCGCACTGCCTCAAGGCGCCAACTGGGGCCAGGTGCTGGGCGTGGCGATCCTCTGCGGGATCGGCTTTACCATGAGTCTGTTTGTCGGCTCGCTGGCGTTCGTGCCGGGTGCCAGTGAATACGCCGGAATGGATCGGATGGGCATTCTCACCGGCTCAGTGTTCGCTGCATTGATCGGTTATGCGGTGACATTGGCGGCAAGCAGAAAGAACACCGCACTGCCTTCCTGA
- a CDS encoding PLP-dependent cysteine synthase family protein produces MSDNRQWAREAIRIIEADFQRSADTHLIPLPLPGFPGIELYFKDESSHPTGSLKHRLARSLFLYALCNGWLKPGAPVIEASSGSTAISEAYFARMLGLPFIAVMPATTSKEKIAQIAFYGGKSHLVDDPTQIYAESERLAREHDGHFIDQFTYAERATDWRANNNIAESIFQQMRYEQHPCPAWLISSPGTGGTTATLGRYVRYRQHCTRVLCADAERSVFFDFYQTGDASLRLDHGSRIEGIGRPRVEASFLPKVIDAMVKVPDALSLAAMHYLAQRLGRHVGGSSGTNLIGALMAAQQMKAAGESGSIVAILCDGGERYADTYYDQAWLKAQGYELDGLMAAVAASAEKGEALPASVLRANI; encoded by the coding sequence ATGAGCGACAACCGACAGTGGGCCCGCGAAGCCATCCGGATCATCGAAGCTGACTTCCAGCGCAGCGCCGACACGCACCTGATCCCCTTGCCGCTGCCGGGGTTTCCGGGCATCGAGTTGTACTTCAAGGACGAGTCCAGCCACCCCACCGGCAGCCTCAAGCACCGTCTGGCCCGTTCGCTGTTTCTCTACGCCTTGTGTAACGGCTGGCTCAAGCCAGGCGCGCCGGTGATCGAGGCGTCCAGTGGTTCGACGGCGATTTCCGAAGCGTACTTCGCGCGGATGCTGGGGCTGCCGTTCATTGCGGTGATGCCGGCGACCACGTCCAAGGAGAAGATCGCCCAGATCGCGTTCTATGGCGGCAAGAGTCATCTGGTGGACGATCCGACCCAGATCTACGCCGAATCCGAACGTCTGGCCCGCGAACACGATGGGCACTTCATCGACCAGTTCACCTACGCCGAACGCGCCACCGACTGGCGGGCGAACAACAACATCGCCGAGTCGATCTTCCAGCAGATGCGCTACGAGCAGCACCCGTGCCCGGCCTGGCTGATTTCCAGCCCCGGCACCGGCGGCACCACCGCAACCCTCGGCCGCTACGTGCGCTATCGCCAACATTGCACCCGCGTGCTGTGTGCCGATGCCGAGCGTTCGGTGTTCTTCGACTTTTACCAGACCGGTGATGCCAGCTTGCGTCTGGACCATGGTTCGCGGATCGAAGGCATCGGCCGGCCACGGGTGGAGGCGTCGTTCCTGCCGAAGGTGATCGATGCGATGGTCAAGGTGCCGGATGCCTTGTCGCTGGCGGCCATGCATTACCTGGCGCAGCGTCTGGGGCGGCATGTGGGTGGGTCGAGCGGGACGAACCTGATCGGCGCGCTGATGGCGGCGCAGCAGATGAAAGCGGCGGGGGAGTCGGGGTCGATCGTGGCGATTCTGTGCGACGGCGGCGAGCGCTACGCGGACACGTATTACGATCAGGCGTGGCTCAAGGCGCAGGGCTATGAGCTGGATGGATTGATGGCCGCTGTTGCGGCGAGTGCCGAGAAGGGTGAAGCGCTGCCGGCCTCGGTTCTGCGCGCCAATATCTGA
- a CDS encoding OmpA family protein yields MSSKQTLALALCFAITGCAQTPKNDADGGSWWPFGSSDKVAAKEPAPAPAPLKPATTAPVAKTESSSHWYWPFGSDDSADKAKADVKPEVKPEAKPAVVAKADADTGSKWWWPFGGKSQDTAKVVPMPDPKVTQAWLDDYEPRLRTAIKDSNLQLERRENVLVVIAPVEGSFNPDRPAMLLPVTLGPFTRVAKILEADPKTAVLVLGHSDTTGAAPANTKLSQERAQAVAAIFRLSGLQRDRLMLRGMGSEAPRAANDSVEGRALNRRVELLVTPQNTMVALLSKYNMPAPAPVTMVAAQDVKPVAKPVTPAPAAKKAAVPATKKAPAKKAAAKAPAKKAPAKTPAKKTAPAKAAASDKKVVATDAAKQ; encoded by the coding sequence ATGTCGTCCAAACAAACTCTCGCCCTGGCCCTGTGTTTCGCGATTACCGGTTGTGCACAGACTCCGAAGAATGACGCCGATGGCGGCAGCTGGTGGCCGTTCGGTTCTTCCGACAAAGTCGCGGCCAAGGAGCCGGCTCCGGCCCCTGCACCGTTGAAACCGGCCACCACCGCGCCGGTCGCCAAGACCGAGAGCAGCAGCCATTGGTACTGGCCGTTCGGTTCCGATGACTCGGCGGACAAGGCCAAGGCCGACGTGAAGCCCGAAGTAAAACCTGAAGCCAAACCGGCTGTTGTCGCCAAGGCTGACGCCGACACGGGCAGCAAGTGGTGGTGGCCGTTCGGCGGCAAGTCCCAGGACACCGCCAAAGTCGTGCCGATGCCGGATCCAAAGGTCACTCAGGCCTGGCTGGATGACTACGAGCCGCGCCTGCGCACCGCGATCAAGGACAGCAATCTGCAACTTGAACGCCGTGAAAACGTGCTGGTCGTGATCGCGCCGGTTGAAGGCTCGTTCAACCCGGATCGCCCGGCCATGCTGCTGCCGGTCACCCTTGGCCCGTTCACCCGCGTGGCAAAAATTCTCGAAGCCGACCCGAAAACCGCCGTGCTGGTGCTCGGTCACAGCGACACCACTGGCGCAGCCCCGGCAAACACCAAACTGAGCCAGGAACGCGCTCAGGCCGTGGCAGCGATCTTCCGTCTCAGCGGCTTGCAGCGTGATCGCCTGATGCTGCGCGGCATGGGCTCCGAAGCACCGCGTGCGGCCAACGACAGCGTTGAAGGCCGTGCCCTGAACCGTCGTGTCGAACTGCTGGTGACCCCGCAAAACACCATGGTTGCACTGCTGAGCAAGTACAACATGCCGGCTCCGGCACCAGTGACCATGGTCGCTGCCCAGGACGTCAAGCCTGTCGCCAAACCGGTCACCCCGGCGCCGGCGGCGAAGAAAGCCGCAGTACCGGCGACCAAAAAGGCTCCGGCCAAGAAAGCGGCTGCCAAGGCGCCAGCGAAGAAGGCACCAGCGAAGACTCCGGCCAAGAAAACCGCTCCAGCCAAAGCCGCCGCAAGCGACAAGAAAGTCGTTGCGACCGACGCGGCAAAACAGTAA